Genomic DNA from Coregonus clupeaformis isolate EN_2021a chromosome 9, ASM2061545v1, whole genome shotgun sequence:
AAaatttgggcaaaaaggcaaactcagctccatcattcatttaatcaaatggctcattcatcacaaaacccactgatattttcattggcaagattagcaaatttaggcatgacatgccagaaataaatactgacactacacatccaagtataactgatgaaattatgaaagacaagcattgtaatttttaattccgtaaagtgagtgtggaagaggtgaaaaaaatattgttgtctatcaacaatgacaagccaccggggtctgacaacttggatgaaaaattactgaggataatagcggacgatattgccactcctatttgccatatcttcaatctaagcctactagaaagtgtgtgccctcaggcctggagggaagcaaaagtaattccgctacccaagaatagtaaagccccctttactggctcaaataaccgaccaatcagcctgttaccaacccttagtaaacttttggaaaaaatggtgtttgaccagatacaatgctattttactgtaaacaaattgacaacagactttcagcacgcttatagggaaggacattcaacaagcatggcacttacacaaattactgatgattggctcaGAGAAATGGATAATAATAGCTGTTTtcttagacttcagtgcggcttttgacattatcgatcatagtctgctgatggaaaaacgtatgtgttatggctttacacctcctgctatattgtggataaagagttacctgtctaacagaacacagagggtgttctttaatggaagcctctccaacataatccaggtagaatcaggaatttcccagggcagctgtctaggccccttacttttttcaatctttactaatgacatgccactggccttgagaaaagccagtgtgtctatgtatgcagatgactcaacactataaagtgagtgaaatgactgcaacacttaacaaagagctgcagtcagaaTGGGtgtcaaggaataagttagtcctaaatatctcaaaaactaaaagcattgaatttgggacaaatcattgactaaaccctaaacctcaactaaatcttgtaataaataatgtggaaattgagcaagttgaggtgactaaactgcttggagtaacactggattgtaaactgtcatggtcaaaacatgttgatacaacagtagctaagatgaggagaggtttgtccataataatgcgctgctctgcctttttaacaacactatcaacaaggcaggtcctctttgttgcacctggactactgttcagtcatgtggtcaggtgccacaaacagggacctcggaaaattacaattggctcagaacagggcagcacggctggcccttaaaagtacacagagagctaatattaataacatgcatgtaaatctctcatggctcaaagtggaggagagattgacttcatcactacttgtttttgtaagaagtgttgacatgctgaatgcaccgaggtgtctgtttaaactactagaacacagctcggacacccatgcacaccccacaagacatgccaacaAAGGTCTCTTCAAAATCCCCAAGTCAAGAGAAGACTATGGgagacgcacagtactacatagagccatggctacatggaactctattccacatcaggtaactgatgcaagcagtagaatcagatttttaaaacagataaaaatacaccttatggaacagtggggactgtgaagagacacacacacaggtacagacacacatacacatgataagactctacacacacgtacacatgaatgttgcattgtaaatatgtgatagtagggtagtggcctgagggaacacacttaatgtgttgtgaaaagtgtaatgaaatgtaatgtcatgtaatattttaaattgtatataactgccttaatgttgctggaccccaggaagagtagctgctgccttggcaggaactaatggggatccttaataaatacaaatactcccGGCAGGCCAAGTTATTCAGGAAATTCCGAGCGGCTATTCCTTGAGAACCTAACGCTTCAATATAGCACACATTCATCCAAAATATAAATCCAGCATCTTCAAAATGGTTTGATATTAAGAAGGTTTCCATCTAGcctttttatgcaagtaaagtagcctacatgtcggataaaaaatgtcaagacatcatgggaaagcatacagtttattaggctacagatgaaacaagttatgatgaacttcacagggtggtgaaagtgcacagtgattaGGTTGACACTCCTTTCAATAAATATTGATGGTCATATTCTGGTggcatgatgatcgatgcttggctgccatttgaccaATAAAAACAATCTCGCACTTTTGTCTATAGTAATATCATCATGTAGTAGGCTATACCTAAGCtgtagctgttggctagagtgcacgtgcccataccagagtgggcacattcactATAGCTACACAATATCACAATAAgtgacagtaggcctacagttgaaaatgcgatggaaacccattgaaCTTAAATGGGAATTGAACCTCAAAAGTTATTTTTAAGTGCACTATGTATTTATGCACAGACtattatctgcaacaagtcaactTGATGGAAACACAACTCTGATGGGAAAATGGAGTAGTGAATAGTAGTGAACCtcttaactatactgaacaaaaatatctacacaacatgtaaagtgttggtgccatgtttcatgagctgaaataaaaaatcccagaaatgttccataaacacaacaagcttatttctctcaaatgttgtgcacaaatttgtttacatccctgttagtttgcatttctcctttgccaagataatccatccacctgacaggtgtggaattcaagaagttgattaaacagcatgatcattaattACACAGgtgaattgactgatttccttatgtgaactgtaactcagtaaaatctttgaaattgttgcatgttgtgtttatatttttgttcagtatatttgaaCCCAGGGCTGACCACAACAGATAGAACCCAGACACTGAATGAGGTTACATAGCAGTACTAAAGTTTATAACATTATAAAGCCTAGAACCACATGTTGACCTATTGTATTGACTTATTTGTGAAGTACTATGTATACTACATATATATAAATTCTATATCTATGGTATATATCTACATTTCATTATCACAATCAGACAATTTTGGCACCAGTGGATTCATTACTTACACTGGCTGAAAGAAGGCTCCATTTGACTCTGCATTTCAATACAAACAAATGGAGTGCTTTGAATGTTCTACCGTAGTAGAAGGCCCAGGACACAGTCACTGTACTAGGGAGAGGTAACTTCTACTGATCACTATCACATGTACACAGTACACCCACAGTACCATATGCACGCAATACTGTCTATGCAAAGGTGTTCCTTATGTGAGCTGATGAGGACACTGTTGTGCAGTAAGTAACAAGGCAGTCTATGTAATTGTGTTGACACCAATGCTGTTAGTATCAGCCTCCTGTCCTTTCCAAATGCTGTGAGAACAAGTTTAATAAAGGTTAGATTCAGGTTTGATTGTGGCATTTGAGGTGGAAACACAGCACATTCTAGCAAACGACAAATTACCATATTCATTTGATGGTTCCTCGCTCTcattgtctctctatctgtcccccctctctctcaccatccccctctctctcctagatTGTTATGGTTATTGGTGCTTCCCATGTCTGGGCTGCTCTATCGCCAGTGATATGAATGAGTGTTGTCTGTGTGGGCCTACCATGGCCATGCGCACCATGTACCGCACCATGTACCGCACCATGTACCTCACCAGATACAGTTCCTTTCCCTTAGCTTCTACTGTAACAGTCATACGCTGCTCTAGGTCTGTTATTCTGTCACATGAAACATTCTAACCAGATGGACAGGCTCTGATGTATGTATGATGAGgcactccctgcctctctcctgtcctggacTAAGTGTCTTGTTTGGTTTGGTGTCCAGGGCTCCCTGTGTGGGGACTTCTGTGCCATCTTGTGGTGTAGGCTGTGCTCTACCTGTCAGCTGAAGAGAGACATAGATCTACGGAAGGAGCAGGGGATCTTCTGAGCTAAGGTACAACCACAAGTCTGATAATGTTTCACAGAGCAATACATTGAGTACCCGGTAGTTCTGTGGAAACTGTAGTGGCACCATACCTGATTACGTAGCCTTAGACCTACTGACACTTTAACCTTACTGTATAAAGTCATGTTTGACTACAAGTGTAAGACAGTGAGTAATTGTAGTACTTTGTGGTATGGTACATCCTCATACAGTAGAGTAGGTAAAGCGTTTTAAaggcaaaaaaaataaataagaaagTGTGTCGTGGTATTCATGTCCTCTAGATGGCGTCAGAGACCTGAAGAAAAAGATCTGAGATCGAATTCCGGTATCCTAAATATGTTCTTACTTTTGAGTTATATTTTCTTGATGTAAGAAATACAAAGCAATAAGTGCTTTTTACTGACCGTAATTTGTTAATATGAACGCTATTGAAATGCTAAAATGTGACATACATTGTGGCTTGATTATTCAGTAATTCCTAGAAACTGTATATCATCAGTAAAATATATTCTGAGCAGTAATATAACTCCAACACACCTCAGGCCAGGGTGAAGCACTGTACACATGTTGGTTAACCTGGTAATGATTACTATAGGCCTACTAGCTACTCAGGGTTTGTCGAAGAGATAAAGTCAGTGATAAACTATGGAAACCACATGCTTGGACAGGATGAAGCTGTAGAGCCCATTAGAGATACATTTATCATTGACTTGTCAAACGGAGCCCTACCATGCAGGTCTGTTTGAAGTGTTCCCCTCTGTTATGTGTGATCTGTGTTCCACTGAAGTTATATACTCAATAAATACACAAGTAAACTGTTTGTCCTTCTCCTGAATATTGCCTTGAAGGGACACCATAACAGCTAGCTGAATGAATCACCAGGGAGTGTGCTTGTAACAATAGAGACAAAACCAACCTGACCCAGAGAAATATTCAACATTGGTCTTCATAAGAGCTTGGATATCTGTGGTGCTACTGTTTGAGATTTTGTTTACAGACTAGAGCCAAAACTGTGTGTCACTGTTAATAGAACAGAAGGGGGACCAGAAATGAGGTCATTGAAGTTTCCCAAAACACTAATAGAGTATAGAGACATTTATTACTAGGAGAAACACACCATAGCGGACTACTGTAGTCGTCAGTATGCCTGGAAAACCCACTTTTCTCCTTCTTCTCATCATACCTTGCCTCTCAAGTAAGCATACTTCTTCACCATTGAAATGTACTTTTAGTATGTATTGTTAATGTTGTGTCACTACATCAATGCCAATGTTTTGTCCATCAGATGTGCAGGGGGCGAACTTTAAGAAGTTAATGTTTCCAGTTATTCATATTTTGATACGAAGATTTGACTAAACTAGTTTTTCTTGTGTAACTAAT
This window encodes:
- the LOC121574262 gene encoding placenta-specific gene 8 protein-like; protein product: MAVVINQPTSYAPSDFQTGLCGTCNECGRDCYGYWCFPCLGCSIASDMNECCLCGPTMAMRTMYRTRFGVQGSLCGDFCAILWCRLCSTCQLKRDIDLRKEQGIF